One Curtobacterium sp. MCLR17_032 genomic window carries:
- a CDS encoding IS3 family transposase (programmed frameshift), translated as MVKAYPEEFRRDEIAVARKGETSVRQVAKDFGVSESCLARWLRLADRDDGISAASAPAGKAVEQAELRDAQKRIRLLEQENEILRRAAAYFAQFAAPQTIYPLVLELAADRIPVAVACRVLGFSKQAFYRWRASPVTNRDWDDAHLTNAAIRFIADDLQTAGHRVSERRVWRLCSQQRLWSLHAKKRGLNRKAGPPVHDDRVRRAFAAPDLDRLWLTDITEHPTGEGKLYLCAVKDACSRRIVGYSISDRMRSSLAVAALQMAVQRRSPVGTVVHSDRGSQFRSKKFVRALADAGLLGSMGRVGACADNAAMESFFALLQKNVLNRKRWASREELRLAIITWIEATYHRKRRQRGLGKLTPIEYETIINPQVALAA; from the exons ATGGTGAAGGCGTATCCGGAAGAGTTCCGCCGTGATGAGATCGCGGTCGCCCGGAAGGGCGAGACGTCGGTGCGGCAGGTCGCGAAGGACTTCGGTGTGTCCGAGTCCTGCCTGGCCCGCTGGTTGCGCCTCGCAGATCGCGACGACGGCATCAGCGCTGCTTCGGCTCCGGCGGGGAAAGCGGTCGAACAGGCGGAACTGCGGGACGCGCAAAAGCGGATCCGGCTGCTCGAGCAGGAGAACGAGATCCTCCGCCGGGCGGCCGCGTACTTCGCCCAGT TCGCAGCTCCCCAAACGATCTACCCGCTGGTCCTCGAACTCGCCGCAGACCGGATCCCGGTCGCGGTGGCCTGCCGGGTGCTGGGTTTCTCGAAGCAGGCGTTCTACCGGTGGCGTGCCAGCCCCGTGACAAACCGGGACTGGGACGACGCGCACCTGACCAACGCTGCGATTCGGTTCATCGCCGACGACCTCCAAACGGCCGGCCACCGGGTTTCGGAACGGCGGGTGTGGCGGCTGTGCTCACAGCAGCGGCTCTGGTCATTGCATGCGAAGAAACGCGGCCTGAACCGCAAGGCCGGGCCACCGGTGCACGACGACCGGGTCCGGCGTGCATTCGCGGCGCCAGACCTGGATCGGCTGTGGCTGACGGACATCACGGAGCATCCGACCGGTGAGGGCAAGCTCTACCTCTGCGCGGTCAAGGACGCCTGCTCCCGGCGCATCGTCGGCTACTCGATCAGTGACCGTATGCGGTCATCGCTCGCCGTCGCCGCTCTGCAGATGGCAGTGCAGCGCCGGAGCCCTGTCGGGACGGTCGTGCACTCGGACCGCGGCAGCCAGTTCCGGTCGAAGAAGTTCGTCCGCGCCCTGGCCGATGCCGGGCTGCTTGGGTCGATGGGGCGGGTCGGTGCGTGCGCGGACAACGCGGCGATGGAATCGTTCTTCGCGCTTCTGCAGAAGAACGTCCTGAACCGGAAACGTTGGGCGAGCCGGGAAGAGCTCCGGCTCGCGATCATCACCTGGATCGAGGCGACCTATCACCGGAAACGACGCCAGCGAGGTCTGGGGAAATTGACCCCGATCGAGTACGAGACGATCATCAACCCACAGGTCGCACTCGCGGCCTAA
- a CDS encoding GNAT family N-acetyltransferase → MLADHLADMNATSPAESMHALNLDALRGPGMRFFSAWDGGTVLGCAALKTLNDDAVELKSMRTAEVARGQGVGGAMLQHVIEQARSRGARRMLLETGAPDFFAPARRLYQRHGFTPRGPFADYVDDPLACYFELTL, encoded by the coding sequence ATGCTTGCCGACCACCTCGCCGATATGAACGCGACATCACCCGCCGAATCGATGCATGCGTTGAACCTTGATGCGCTCCGCGGTCCAGGGATGCGCTTCTTCTCGGCGTGGGACGGCGGCACCGTCCTCGGCTGCGCTGCACTGAAGACGCTGAACGATGACGCCGTTGAGTTGAAGTCGATGCGCACCGCGGAGGTAGCTCGCGGGCAAGGGGTCGGTGGGGCCATGCTGCAGCACGTGATCGAGCAGGCTCGTTCCCGAGGCGCTAGGCGGATGCTGCTCGAGACGGGCGCACCCGACTTTTTCGCTCCGGCACGCCGGCTTTACCAGCGGCACGGGTTCACCCCGCGTGGACCATTCGCCGACTATGTCGACGATCCATTGGCGTGCTACTTCGAACTGACGCTCTGA
- a CDS encoding substrate-binding domain-containing protein produces the protein MSRPATVVDVAAAAGVSRQTVSNTLNSPERVRPATLQRVQAAIESLGYRPNGAARRLRTRQSSTIGMRLEPVQGISGSVLDRFLHALVESADKRQLRVLLFTANDDHDELAQMENLIEGSDVDGFVLTSTGYGDPRPKWLEDRGIAFVTFGRPWQLENLAEATHPWVDVDGRSGTHAATEQLLTLGHRRIGFLGWPDHSGQGDERRQGWLDAMTAAGIPAEVDLRCEDDVSLAAETVTTAEAGGPPIDALVCASDTLALGARLRLASTVPIIGYDDTPVAAAIGISSVAQPLVEAAAAVVELLSASRVDAAHAGISKLLKPHVVWR, from the coding sequence ATGTCGCGTCCCGCTACCGTCGTCGATGTCGCCGCGGCCGCGGGCGTCTCGCGCCAGACCGTCTCGAACACCCTCAACAGCCCCGAGCGGGTCAGACCTGCGACGCTGCAACGCGTGCAGGCCGCCATCGAGTCGCTGGGTTATCGCCCCAACGGGGCCGCTCGGCGTCTCCGGACGCGGCAGAGCTCGACGATCGGCATGCGGTTGGAACCGGTGCAAGGCATCTCCGGGTCGGTGCTGGACCGTTTCCTTCACGCGCTCGTGGAGAGCGCCGACAAGCGCCAGCTCCGGGTCCTGCTCTTCACTGCCAACGACGACCACGATGAGCTGGCTCAGATGGAGAATCTGATCGAGGGGTCCGACGTCGATGGCTTCGTTCTCACATCCACCGGGTACGGGGATCCCCGCCCAAAGTGGCTCGAGGATCGCGGCATTGCCTTCGTGACGTTCGGGCGCCCGTGGCAACTGGAGAATCTTGCAGAAGCAACCCACCCATGGGTGGACGTCGACGGACGGAGTGGCACGCACGCAGCCACCGAGCAGCTCCTCACACTCGGACACCGCCGCATCGGCTTCCTCGGTTGGCCAGATCACTCCGGTCAAGGCGATGAGCGCCGTCAGGGCTGGCTAGACGCAATGACGGCAGCTGGCATTCCGGCCGAAGTCGACCTCCGATGTGAAGACGACGTCAGCTTGGCCGCTGAGACGGTTACGACGGCAGAAGCCGGTGGGCCCCCGATCGACGCCCTTGTCTGCGCCTCGGACACACTCGCACTTGGAGCCCGCCTCCGCCTTGCATCGACCGTGCCGATCATCGGCTACGACGACACACCGGTAGCCGCGGCGATCGGGATCTCCAGCGTTGCCCAGCCGCTCGTCGAAGCCGCGGCAGCGGTCGTCGAGCTCCTCTCGGCATCGAGAGTCGACGCTGCACATGCCGGAATCAGCAAGCTCCTCAAACCTCATGTGGTCTGGCGCTAG
- a CDS encoding sugar ABC transporter permease yields MSRKNRAENISGWLFTAPTVIVLGLFLAVPVLMAAWVSVSDWHGVGSPFSSDVNFVGAQNYAKILGGGGLDEQNFGTALRNNFYYVLFVVPLQTAVALGLAVLVNGRALRGRGFFRTAFYFPSVTSSVAITVLWLFLFSSTGAVNKILSWIGVNGPNWFNEPTGIFHIGAGNPPAFMANNTLLGISWWEWTAGPSVAMSAFIMLAIFTTSGTFMLLFIAALQNLSAEVTEAAMIDGAGAWARFWRITLPQLRPTLFTVLTLGLIGTWQIFDQIYTGTKGAPANTTLTPAYLSYTSAFTSQQWGVGAAIAFILFGIIVIFTLLQRFVLRERPVSRRRMRWIEKGTVR; encoded by the coding sequence GTGTCCCGCAAGAACCGAGCCGAGAACATCTCGGGCTGGCTGTTCACCGCTCCGACGGTGATCGTCCTCGGACTGTTCCTCGCCGTCCCAGTCCTCATGGCAGCTTGGGTCAGCGTCTCCGACTGGCATGGCGTTGGCAGCCCGTTCTCCTCGGACGTGAACTTCGTCGGGGCGCAGAACTACGCCAAGATCCTCGGCGGGGGAGGGCTCGACGAGCAGAACTTCGGCACGGCTCTGCGGAACAACTTCTACTACGTCCTCTTTGTTGTCCCACTCCAGACCGCGGTTGCGCTCGGCCTGGCCGTTCTTGTCAACGGCCGGGCCCTGCGCGGGCGGGGGTTCTTCCGCACCGCGTTCTACTTCCCGTCGGTCACCAGCTCAGTGGCGATCACCGTCCTGTGGCTGTTCCTGTTCTCCTCCACCGGAGCGGTGAACAAGATCCTCAGCTGGATCGGCGTCAACGGACCGAACTGGTTCAATGAACCCACTGGCATCTTCCACATCGGCGCGGGCAACCCGCCGGCGTTCATGGCGAACAACACCCTCCTGGGGATCTCCTGGTGGGAGTGGACCGCCGGACCATCGGTTGCGATGAGCGCGTTCATCATGCTCGCCATCTTCACCACCAGCGGCACGTTCATGCTGCTTTTCATCGCAGCCCTGCAGAACCTCTCGGCTGAGGTGACCGAGGCCGCCATGATCGATGGCGCTGGAGCGTGGGCGCGGTTCTGGCGAATCACCCTCCCGCAGCTGCGACCGACCCTGTTCACCGTGCTGACCCTCGGATTGATCGGCACCTGGCAGATCTTCGACCAGATCTACACCGGCACGAAGGGTGCCCCTGCGAACACGACACTCACCCCGGCGTACCTGTCGTACACGTCGGCGTTCACCAGCCAGCAGTGGGGCGTCGGCGCAGCGATCGCGTTCATCCTCTTCGGGATCATCGTGATCTTCACCCTGCTGCAGCGCTTCGTGCTCCGTGAGCGCCCGGTGTCCCGGCGTCGGATGCGATGGATCGAGAAAGGAACCGTCCGATGA
- a CDS encoding nucleotidyl transferase AbiEii/AbiGii toxin family protein: MAQLRGSADLAALIPTVSDALSIPEAYVEKDFWATEALRALTEYADGAGAPAIFKGGTSLSKAWKLTERFSEDIDIVLDFPDDMSKGQRERLLKGVADAVDAHLGLGAGAYRSANQTRAVARNVFVTYPILHPAASLEVKPEVLLEIGSRGAPTPNESVSILSFAAEYLVGQGLTPADFDELTPVQSHVLVTERTLIEKVALLANRDARYRAGESTAFEGLGRHLYDVHALLNDSDTKENIALLGDDGIRAVATDVHDRSIAANWSSVARPDEGWIAAADCFTSGSASSDALAAAYARAAPMIYGDAPTFAACVEVVGSYTDVI, encoded by the coding sequence ATGGCTCAGCTTCGGGGCAGCGCCGACCTTGCCGCCCTGATACCGACCGTCTCAGACGCGCTCAGCATTCCCGAGGCCTACGTGGAGAAGGACTTCTGGGCTACTGAGGCGCTCCGAGCGTTGACCGAGTACGCCGACGGTGCCGGAGCGCCGGCGATCTTCAAGGGTGGCACGAGCCTCAGCAAGGCGTGGAAGCTCACGGAACGCTTCTCCGAAGACATCGACATCGTCCTCGACTTCCCCGACGACATGAGTAAAGGGCAACGGGAGCGGCTACTGAAGGGCGTCGCTGACGCCGTCGACGCGCACCTTGGCCTGGGGGCGGGCGCTTACCGGTCCGCGAATCAGACACGCGCTGTCGCGAGGAACGTGTTCGTCACCTACCCGATCCTGCACCCGGCGGCTTCGTTGGAGGTCAAACCCGAAGTTCTGTTGGAGATCGGCAGTCGAGGAGCTCCAACGCCGAACGAGAGCGTTTCGATCCTTTCCTTCGCCGCCGAGTACCTCGTGGGGCAAGGACTGACACCGGCTGACTTCGACGAGTTGACGCCGGTGCAGTCGCACGTGCTCGTAACGGAGCGCACCCTCATCGAGAAGGTGGCGCTGTTGGCGAATCGGGACGCCCGATACCGGGCAGGAGAGAGCACCGCCTTCGAGGGCCTTGGACGGCACTTGTACGATGTGCACGCCTTGTTGAACGACTCGGACACGAAGGAAAACATCGCCCTGCTGGGCGACGACGGGATCCGAGCGGTCGCCACCGACGTGCACGACCGGAGTATCGCAGCGAACTGGTCGAGCGTGGCGCGCCCGGACGAGGGCTGGATTGCGGCAGCGGACTGCTTCACTTCCGGAAGCGCCTCGTCGGACGCTCTCGCAGCCGCTTACGCGCGTGCAGCGCCGATGATCTACGGGGACGCGCCCACCTTCGCAGCGTGTGTCGAAGTGGTCGGCTCGTACACCGACGTCATCTGA
- a CDS encoding glycogen debranching N-terminal domain-containing protein, producing MTTVLSTTTEHAAPTVPLQPLLHDEVAIIAAPTQAWSGQDGGIGANPVHGYWTGDQRFVSAIHIEISGTEIESIVTVPSSAREAVFSSLLRGLDQAGADPDVRLDRRRSVRIDGVTEQLQITDRHTEPNTVGDPLTVTVRLTPDAANMDAVKAGAGREPVHANTSGMGASWNAGSARIWLDAPGAVTTVDGDDIVLEWEIRRGRTIEVRWDCTIEAPDAVVAGVTTPRPFDAPEGVEDDRLRRWLDRATDDLDALRLARPEGEFLAAGSPWFFTLFGRDSIWAARFLLPVDTSIAGSTLRVLAALQGQKSDPATAEQPGKIMHELRQASLPIDNEEISLPPLYYGTVDATALWICLLHDTWRAGLPDDEVRALLPSLEAALAWMRDYGDADGDGLLEYVDESGRGLANQGWKDSGDSVQWRDGRLADGPIALCEVQGYAYEAAVHGADLLDAFGVDGGADWRAWAQRLAGRFRDTFWVSDSIGSYPAIALDVNKQPVDSATSNIGHLLGTGLLSESEEAVIAARVIAPDMASGYGLRTLSTTAAGYWPLSYHGGSVWTHDTAVVIAGLTRSGHHAAARELAGQLLAAAVAFDFRMPELHAGDAAIDVARPAPYPAACRPQAWSAAAAFPVWIALQH from the coding sequence ATGACCACCGTCCTGAGCACCACCACCGAGCACGCCGCCCCGACCGTCCCACTGCAGCCGCTTCTCCACGACGAAGTCGCCATCATCGCGGCTCCCACACAAGCGTGGTCGGGCCAAGACGGTGGTATCGGTGCGAACCCCGTCCACGGGTATTGGACTGGCGATCAACGGTTCGTCTCAGCGATCCACATCGAGATCTCCGGGACGGAGATCGAATCCATCGTTACTGTCCCGAGTTCCGCACGCGAGGCCGTGTTCAGCAGTCTCCTCCGCGGCCTCGACCAAGCCGGAGCAGATCCCGACGTCCGCCTCGACCGTCGTCGCAGCGTCCGCATCGACGGGGTCACCGAGCAGCTGCAGATCACCGACCGCCACACTGAACCCAATACCGTCGGCGACCCACTCACTGTGACGGTGCGGCTGACGCCCGACGCCGCGAACATGGACGCTGTTAAAGCTGGCGCCGGCCGCGAACCAGTCCACGCGAATACAAGCGGTATGGGAGCCTCCTGGAACGCGGGGTCCGCCCGCATCTGGTTGGACGCGCCGGGCGCCGTTACCACCGTCGATGGCGACGACATCGTCCTCGAGTGGGAGATCCGACGCGGACGCACCATCGAAGTGCGATGGGACTGCACCATAGAAGCACCCGACGCGGTGGTCGCTGGTGTCACCACACCACGACCGTTCGACGCCCCCGAAGGAGTCGAAGACGACCGCCTTCGCCGCTGGCTTGACCGCGCAACCGACGACCTCGACGCACTGCGCCTTGCGCGCCCCGAAGGCGAGTTTCTCGCCGCGGGATCTCCGTGGTTCTTCACGCTCTTCGGACGCGATTCCATCTGGGCTGCCCGTTTCCTGCTGCCCGTCGACACCAGCATCGCTGGCAGCACATTGCGTGTTCTCGCAGCCTTGCAGGGACAGAAGTCTGACCCGGCTACGGCTGAGCAGCCCGGCAAGATCATGCACGAACTCCGACAGGCATCCCTCCCCATCGACAACGAAGAGATCTCCCTTCCGCCGTTGTACTACGGCACCGTGGATGCGACTGCGCTGTGGATCTGTCTCCTCCACGACACCTGGCGCGCAGGCCTTCCCGACGACGAGGTGCGTGCACTCCTACCGTCGCTTGAAGCGGCCCTGGCCTGGATGCGGGACTATGGAGACGCAGACGGGGACGGCCTGCTCGAGTACGTCGACGAGTCCGGTCGTGGTCTTGCCAACCAGGGCTGGAAAGACTCCGGTGACAGTGTGCAGTGGCGCGACGGACGGCTTGCAGACGGGCCGATCGCGCTCTGCGAAGTGCAAGGCTATGCGTACGAAGCGGCCGTGCACGGTGCCGACCTGCTGGACGCCTTCGGCGTTGACGGGGGTGCCGATTGGCGTGCATGGGCGCAGCGGCTCGCTGGCCGCTTCCGGGACACGTTCTGGGTGTCGGACAGCATCGGGTCGTATCCCGCTATCGCACTCGACGTCAACAAGCAGCCGGTGGATTCGGCAACCAGCAACATCGGTCATTTGCTCGGCACAGGGCTGCTATCCGAGTCGGAGGAGGCCGTTATCGCCGCGCGAGTCATCGCACCCGACATGGCAAGCGGTTATGGGCTGCGCACCCTGTCAACGACGGCGGCCGGGTACTGGCCCTTGAGCTATCACGGTGGCTCGGTTTGGACGCATGACACCGCCGTGGTCATCGCCGGTCTGACACGGTCAGGGCACCACGCGGCAGCGCGTGAGCTTGCCGGTCAGCTGCTCGCCGCCGCCGTGGCGTTCGACTTCCGGATGCCGGAGCTGCACGCGGGCGATGCTGCAATCGACGTCGCTCGGCCTGCGCCCTACCCGGCGGCGTGCCGACCCCAGGCGTGGAGCGCCGCCGCAGCGTTCCCAGTCTGGATTGCGCTGCAGCACTAA
- a CDS encoding carbohydrate ABC transporter permease, with translation MLLIAIGAVIAAIYLLPFYVAIANSFKTDQDASIHPLSLPTTWTAAAFETLFSNSDFGIWAMNSAIVAVCVTAGRIFFDSLAGYALARLSFPGRKAVFAALIAVMAVPGVVLLIPTFLVINQLGIYDSYAGMIVPLLVDAAGVFIMKNFFESIPASVEEQAKIDGAGTFRTFWSIVLPMARPAVVTITILSFQGSWNELSHFIVSASSPNLTTLTKGVASLASGALSAGNQYPIKLAAAFVMTIPVAVAFFIFQKRIMNSSDGAVKE, from the coding sequence ATGCTCCTGATCGCCATCGGTGCTGTGATCGCAGCGATCTACTTGCTGCCGTTCTACGTCGCCATCGCCAACTCGTTCAAGACGGATCAGGACGCGTCCATCCACCCGTTGTCGTTACCGACGACCTGGACTGCAGCGGCGTTCGAGACGCTGTTCTCGAACTCGGACTTCGGGATCTGGGCGATGAACTCCGCGATCGTCGCCGTATGCGTAACGGCGGGCCGGATCTTCTTCGACTCGCTCGCCGGTTACGCGCTCGCCAGACTCAGCTTCCCCGGCCGGAAAGCCGTCTTCGCCGCGCTGATCGCCGTCATGGCGGTCCCCGGAGTCGTCCTGCTCATCCCGACCTTCCTCGTCATCAACCAACTGGGGATCTACGACTCCTACGCCGGCATGATCGTCCCGCTGCTCGTCGACGCAGCAGGGGTGTTCATCATGAAGAACTTCTTCGAATCAATCCCAGCCAGCGTCGAAGAGCAAGCAAAAATCGACGGCGCCGGCACGTTCCGGACGTTCTGGTCGATCGTGCTGCCGATGGCACGCCCAGCGGTCGTCACCATCACGATCCTGTCGTTCCAGGGCTCCTGGAACGAGCTGTCCCACTTCATCGTGTCCGCATCCTCGCCGAATCTGACGACCTTGACCAAGGGCGTGGCCTCACTCGCATCCGGCGCGCTCAGCGCCGGGAACCAGTACCCAATCAAGCTCGCGGCGGCGTTCGTCATGACGATCCCCGTCGCGGTCGCGTTCTTCATCTTCCAGAAACGGATCATGAACTCCAGCGACGGCGCGGTCAAGGAATGA
- a CDS encoding peptidase E, giving the protein MTASEPTILATCGGLLPGEWDESVYGPLLFEAIRHARVPAGQAPRVLHVNTAGGDQRTIEGAELAAARAVGVDARHLRLFGRPNVPSLRDTVLEADVVWVSGGSLVNLLAVWRAHRLDDVLREAWEAGVVLAGGSAGALCWHTGGVTQSFGPTPTAVADGLGFVCNSLGVHTDSDPNRSPAFHAAIADGTLAEGIEIDEGVGVLYRGHPATFVEAVSDHDGGRAIRISRDSNRSRATPLNVRRLPDAPTLQPTWRPTWISSPDLTDEETP; this is encoded by the coding sequence ATGACCGCGTCAGAACCGACCATTCTTGCCACCTGTGGAGGTTTACTCCCCGGCGAGTGGGACGAGTCGGTGTACGGGCCGCTGCTCTTCGAAGCCATCCGCCACGCACGGGTCCCGGCGGGCCAGGCCCCTCGGGTCTTGCATGTCAACACGGCCGGCGGCGACCAGCGAACCATCGAGGGCGCGGAACTCGCCGCAGCCCGAGCCGTTGGCGTCGACGCGCGGCACCTTCGCCTCTTCGGCCGACCGAACGTGCCGTCGTTGCGGGACACCGTCCTCGAAGCGGACGTTGTATGGGTCTCCGGCGGGTCACTCGTGAATCTGCTGGCGGTCTGGCGCGCTCACCGGCTCGACGACGTCCTCCGCGAAGCGTGGGAAGCCGGGGTCGTCCTCGCGGGCGGCTCAGCAGGAGCGCTGTGCTGGCACACCGGCGGGGTAACCCAGAGCTTCGGTCCGACGCCCACTGCGGTTGCCGACGGCCTGGGATTCGTCTGCAACTCCCTCGGCGTACACACCGACTCCGACCCGAACCGCTCGCCCGCGTTCCACGCTGCGATCGCTGACGGAACGTTAGCGGAGGGCATCGAGATCGACGAAGGAGTCGGCGTCCTCTACCGCGGCCACCCGGCGACCTTCGTAGAGGCGGTCAGCGACCACGACGGCGGCCGGGCGATCCGGATCAGCCGCGACTCGAATCGCTCGCGAGCTACACCTCTCAACGTGCGCCGCCTGCCCGACGCGCCGACCCTCCAGCCCACGTGGCGCCCCACGTGGATCTCGTCCCCCGACCTCACCGACGAGGAGACCCCATGA
- a CDS encoding extracellular solute-binding protein, whose product MQRRTARQLTAGAIALTAALTLSACGSGFNSSGGSTGDASKLTSSKSALNILIGSSGDAESAAVKEAAASWSKSSGIGANVQLANDLDQQMAQGFASGKPADVFYVSTAALPGYASNGSLLAYGNDLKNKSDFYPTLTKSFTEDGQLYCAPKDFSTLALFINTDDWKAAGLTDSDIPKTWDQLKSVSEKLTQDGRVGLAMSPQWERLGAFMQQAGGGLTNSDQTKATVDSAANAKALNYAKGLLNDGSMKFSSDLGESWGGDAFGKNKTAMTVEGNWLTGAMASSYPSVKYKVVELPEGPKGAGTLQFTNCWGIAKASKNQKAALSFVEKMTSTDQQLTFAKEYGVMPSVQSAASEWKKQYPQYAAFLDEAGSARGIPNKPGTADVIADFDSKLGSLKTTDVNTLLEGVQKNMTSALKG is encoded by the coding sequence ATGCAACGACGCACAGCCCGTCAGCTGACCGCGGGAGCCATCGCGCTCACAGCAGCACTCACCCTGTCCGCCTGCGGCTCCGGCTTCAATAGCTCCGGCGGCAGCACTGGCGATGCGAGCAAGCTCACCTCGAGCAAGTCCGCCCTCAACATCCTGATCGGCTCGTCCGGTGACGCGGAGTCCGCGGCCGTTAAGGAAGCGGCGGCGTCCTGGTCGAAGTCTTCCGGTATCGGCGCGAACGTACAGCTGGCCAACGACCTCGACCAGCAGATGGCGCAAGGCTTCGCGTCCGGCAAGCCGGCGGACGTGTTCTACGTCAGCACTGCTGCGCTTCCTGGGTACGCGTCCAACGGGTCGCTCCTCGCCTACGGCAACGACCTGAAGAACAAGAGCGACTTCTACCCGACCCTGACGAAGTCCTTCACCGAGGACGGACAGCTGTACTGCGCACCGAAGGACTTCTCCACGCTGGCGCTGTTCATCAACACCGACGACTGGAAAGCCGCCGGACTCACCGACTCCGACATCCCGAAGACGTGGGACCAGCTGAAGAGCGTCTCCGAGAAGCTCACCCAGGATGGTCGGGTTGGTCTGGCGATGAGCCCGCAGTGGGAACGGCTCGGGGCCTTCATGCAGCAGGCCGGCGGTGGGTTGACCAACAGCGACCAGACGAAGGCGACGGTGGACTCCGCCGCGAACGCGAAGGCGCTCAACTACGCGAAGGGACTCCTCAACGACGGGTCGATGAAGTTCTCCAGCGACCTAGGCGAGAGCTGGGGCGGTGACGCGTTCGGGAAGAACAAGACCGCGATGACCGTCGAAGGAAACTGGCTCACCGGTGCGATGGCTTCGAGCTACCCGAGCGTGAAGTACAAGGTGGTTGAGCTCCCGGAGGGTCCGAAGGGCGCAGGCACCCTGCAGTTCACGAACTGCTGGGGTATCGCGAAGGCATCGAAGAACCAGAAGGCCGCGCTCTCGTTCGTCGAGAAGATGACCAGCACCGATCAGCAGCTCACCTTCGCGAAGGAGTACGGCGTGATGCCGTCCGTGCAGTCGGCGGCATCCGAGTGGAAGAAGCAGTACCCGCAGTACGCCGCGTTCCTCGATGAAGCGGGCAGCGCACGAGGCATCCCGAACAAGCCGGGGACCGCGGACGTCATCGCCGACTTCGACTCAAAGCTCGGATCGTTGAAGACGACCGACGTGAACACGCTGCTCGAGGGTGTTCAGAAGAACATGACCTCCGCGCTGAAGGGCTGA